In one Vanacampus margaritifer isolate UIUO_Vmar chromosome 11, RoL_Vmar_1.0, whole genome shotgun sequence genomic region, the following are encoded:
- the atp5mc3a gene encoding ATP synthase membrane subunit c locus 3a produces MYACAKFVSTPALVRAGSRALYRPLSASVLSRPEVTETTVAVMPQSPLTQVALRAFQTSAVSRDIDTAAKFIGAGAATVGVAGSGAGIGTVFGSLIIGYARNPSLKQQLFSYAILGFALSEAMGLFCLMVAFLILFAM; encoded by the exons GTCCGTGCTGGGTCCCGGGCTCTTTATAGACCCTTGTCTGCCTCTGTGCTGTCCAGGCCTGAGGTCACAGAG ACCACTGTTGCTGTGATGCCACAGAGCCCCCTCACTCAGGTAGCACTGAGGGCCTTCCAGACAAGCGCGGTGAGCCGGGACATCGACACCGCAGCCAAGTTTATCGGCGCCGGAGCCGCCACAGTCGGTGTAGCCGGATCCGGTGCTGGAATTGGGACCGTGTTTGGCAGTCTGATTATTGGCTATGCTAG GAACCCATCCCTGAAGCAGCAGCTGTTCTCCTATGCCATCCTGGGATTTGCCCTGTCTGAAGCCATGGGACTGTTCTGTTTGATGGTTGCTTTCCTGATCCTGTTTGCTATGTAA